The proteins below are encoded in one region of Paenarthrobacter ilicis:
- a CDS encoding glycosyltransferase family 2 protein, with the protein MTRFWTRLFVLLTVILGVNYVAWRWFASLNWDAWWIALPLVIAETYSLIDVMLFGLTVWNLKIRKPPPPPPEDATVDVFITTYNEPLDLVMTTALAAKNIRWPHGTWILDDGNRPEMRQLAESNGIGYVTRGADWTPDMPRHAKAGNLNNALMVTSGEYLLILDADQIPEPDILDKTLGYFTDDRVALVQTPQYFTNVPADDPLGSQAPLFYGPIQQGKDGWNAAFFCGSNAILRREGLMQLGLVGYVKATEKSVRRALGASRSAIKKARRSAEAENPLVADMLTQVEAATESAQQELDAGASLSEITYRVRRKVDDAVRTLVAADFSALQSDLEEIAAMELAHVGESGVTTVASDAVDRMSGRDWSPLGALESVHAVLDAISVERTDEAQPIMPLATISVTEDMATSMRLHGLGWKSVYHHEILANGLAPEDLKTMLTQRLRWAQGTMQVLLRENPLIQRRMSWGQRLMYFSTMWSYLSGFAAVVYFAAPIIYLTLGILPVSSLSYDFFIRFIPFMVVNQLLFVVAGHGIPTWRGQQYSLALFPTWIKACTTAARNVWFGRPLGFAVTPKARQSGGPSWSLIRPQIIVAVLLAIALVVGVARLVTGLSEPLGTLVNVAWVAYDLVVLSVLVKAVLYKGFVPEDVGPQRPEERNADAV; encoded by the coding sequence GTGACACGTTTCTGGACCCGGTTGTTTGTTCTCCTCACTGTCATTCTGGGCGTCAACTATGTGGCGTGGCGCTGGTTTGCCTCCCTGAACTGGGATGCTTGGTGGATCGCGCTGCCCCTGGTGATCGCGGAGACGTACAGCCTCATTGACGTGATGCTGTTCGGCCTGACGGTATGGAACCTGAAAATCCGCAAGCCGCCGCCCCCTCCGCCGGAGGACGCAACGGTGGACGTTTTCATCACCACCTACAACGAGCCGTTGGACCTGGTGATGACCACCGCCTTGGCGGCAAAGAACATCCGCTGGCCCCACGGCACCTGGATCCTGGACGACGGCAACCGCCCGGAGATGCGGCAACTGGCCGAGTCGAACGGTATTGGATACGTGACGCGGGGCGCGGACTGGACACCGGACATGCCGCGGCACGCCAAGGCCGGCAACCTGAACAACGCGCTCATGGTCACCTCCGGCGAGTACCTGTTGATTCTCGACGCCGATCAGATCCCCGAGCCCGACATCCTGGACAAGACGCTGGGCTACTTCACCGATGATCGAGTGGCGCTGGTCCAAACACCGCAGTACTTCACCAACGTCCCCGCAGACGATCCCCTGGGCAGTCAGGCTCCCCTGTTCTACGGGCCCATCCAGCAGGGCAAGGACGGATGGAACGCGGCGTTTTTCTGCGGTTCCAACGCCATCCTGCGCCGCGAGGGGCTCATGCAGCTGGGCCTGGTGGGGTACGTCAAAGCCACAGAGAAGAGCGTCCGCCGGGCGCTGGGCGCGTCGCGCTCGGCCATCAAGAAGGCCCGGCGGTCCGCGGAAGCAGAGAACCCGTTGGTGGCCGACATGCTGACGCAGGTGGAAGCCGCCACCGAATCCGCTCAGCAGGAGCTCGACGCCGGTGCTTCCCTCAGCGAGATTACTTACCGCGTGCGCCGCAAAGTGGACGATGCCGTCCGGACCCTGGTGGCAGCGGACTTTTCCGCGCTGCAGTCCGACCTCGAAGAAATTGCCGCGATGGAACTGGCCCACGTCGGCGAGTCCGGCGTCACCACAGTGGCCAGTGACGCCGTCGACCGCATGTCCGGCCGCGACTGGTCACCGCTGGGCGCGCTGGAATCGGTCCACGCGGTGCTGGACGCCATCTCCGTTGAACGCACCGACGAAGCCCAGCCGATCATGCCGCTTGCCACCATCTCCGTCACCGAGGACATGGCGACGTCCATGCGCCTGCACGGCCTGGGTTGGAAGAGCGTGTACCACCACGAGATCCTGGCCAACGGCCTGGCGCCCGAGGACCTCAAAACCATGCTGACGCAACGGCTCCGCTGGGCACAGGGCACCATGCAGGTGCTGCTCCGCGAGAATCCGCTGATCCAGCGCCGGATGTCGTGGGGCCAGCGGCTCATGTACTTCTCCACCATGTGGAGCTACCTCAGTGGGTTCGCTGCCGTGGTGTACTTCGCTGCTCCCATCATCTACCTGACACTGGGGATCCTCCCGGTCAGCAGCCTCAGCTACGACTTCTTCATCCGCTTCATCCCGTTCATGGTGGTCAACCAGCTCCTGTTTGTGGTGGCCGGGCACGGAATTCCCACCTGGCGCGGGCAGCAGTACAGCTTGGCGCTGTTCCCCACGTGGATCAAAGCATGTACGACGGCGGCACGTAACGTCTGGTTCGGCCGTCCCCTGGGGTTCGCCGTCACCCCCAAAGCCCGCCAGAGCGGCGGACCAAGTTGGAGCCTGATCCGTCCGCAGATCATCGTTGCTGTGCTGCTGGCCATTGCTTTGGTGGTGGGCGTGGCCCGCCTTGTCACCGGGCTGTCAGAGCCGTTGGGCACCCTGGTGAACGTGGCCTGGGTGGCCTACGACCTCGTGGTGCTGAGCGTGCTGGTCAAGGCAGTTTTGTACAAGGGATTCGTCCCCGAAGATGTTGGGCCCCAGCGCCCCGAAGAGAGGAACGCAGATGCAGTTTAG
- a CDS encoding STAS domain-containing protein, with translation MQFSYEVNDSYAEVKSVGRLNMVAAPKLREVVNEVVAAGSNRVVVNLAETNFMDSSGLGALIGCLKAARQAGGDLRIAGVQPQVKMVLELTNMDRVLTAYPTAEAAFGDD, from the coding sequence ATGCAGTTTAGCTACGAGGTCAACGACTCCTACGCAGAAGTGAAGAGCGTTGGCAGGCTCAACATGGTGGCTGCCCCCAAGCTCCGCGAGGTAGTGAACGAGGTTGTGGCAGCGGGTTCCAACCGCGTGGTGGTCAACCTGGCCGAAACCAACTTCATGGATTCCTCCGGGCTGGGCGCCCTGATCGGTTGTCTCAAGGCCGCACGTCAGGCAGGCGGTGACCTCCGGATCGCCGGCGTTCAGCCCCAGGTGAAGATGGTCCTGGAACTGACCAACATGGACCGGGTGCTTACTGCCTACCCCACGGCTGAAGCTGCATTCGGCGATGACTGA
- a CDS encoding ATP-binding protein, producing the protein MTEVIARRGFHGQSNDDAIEAIHDELDALWEDASFVPDVDRMTFATAVIEAAANIVQHALPVADKPVEIDVDISVWPARLVARVSAFNAREPFANDMQASMPGSDAESGRGLALIEALVTTVTFERQDGTNTWILTRNT; encoded by the coding sequence ATGACTGAGGTGATTGCCCGCAGGGGGTTCCACGGCCAGTCCAACGACGACGCCATTGAAGCCATCCACGACGAGCTCGATGCCCTGTGGGAGGACGCTTCCTTTGTGCCGGATGTGGATCGGATGACGTTTGCCACGGCAGTGATCGAGGCCGCAGCCAACATTGTGCAGCACGCGCTTCCCGTGGCGGACAAGCCCGTGGAGATCGACGTGGATATCAGCGTGTGGCCCGCCCGCTTGGTGGCCCGGGTGAGTGCGTTCAACGCCCGGGAGCCTTTCGCCAACGACATGCAGGCCTCGATGCCAGGTTCCGATGCCGAATCCGGACGTGGGCTGGCGCTGATCGAAGCCCTGGTGACCACCGTGACATTCGAGCGCCAGGACGGCACCAACACCTGGATCCTCACCCGCAACACCTGA
- a CDS encoding C2 family cysteine protease: MPGFYGADVEQLRTLAKTMSRHSERMTSLSQELGSLITNARWDGHDAASFRASWNSEHRPMLIRISAELRNQATELSRNAEEQDKSSSGSSGSDRTGRGESNPPGDPGPLNPDAPDVDVPGDVRNDPDAGDPSDINQGQIGDCWLLAGIGSVAQELERQGKLDEFLESHMRPVGDPPTHWVVTLYEDGEPVEVTVEAKSTEGGVRGADGEPNWLSIYERAAAEHRGGSYDDIDGGFSNEAMELMTGQSADKDGELNLDEIEDKLSDGQAVSVGTEDVKDDDFDWFWESEEVNRTDVVPNHAYVVVDVKTNDDGEKVIVLANPWGPSGGYMEGDSDHKSGTLELTEDEYKENFDSVYSVDVK; encoded by the coding sequence ATGCCGGGATTCTACGGTGCTGATGTTGAACAATTGCGGACGTTGGCCAAGACCATGTCCCGGCACTCCGAGCGAATGACCTCGCTGTCCCAAGAGCTTGGAAGCCTCATCACCAACGCCCGATGGGATGGCCACGATGCCGCATCCTTCCGAGCGTCGTGGAACTCCGAGCACCGGCCCATGCTGATCAGGATTTCCGCCGAATTGCGGAACCAGGCCACGGAATTGTCGCGAAATGCCGAGGAGCAGGACAAGTCCAGCTCCGGGTCGTCCGGGTCGGATCGGACCGGCCGGGGCGAGTCCAACCCGCCCGGGGACCCCGGCCCCCTGAACCCGGACGCGCCCGACGTCGATGTCCCCGGCGATGTTCGGAACGACCCCGACGCCGGTGATCCCAGCGACATCAATCAGGGCCAGATCGGCGATTGCTGGTTGCTGGCCGGGATCGGTTCCGTGGCCCAGGAACTGGAGCGCCAGGGAAAACTGGACGAGTTCCTCGAATCGCACATGCGTCCCGTCGGAGACCCACCGACGCACTGGGTGGTCACCCTGTACGAGGACGGCGAACCCGTGGAAGTCACTGTGGAGGCCAAGTCAACGGAGGGCGGAGTCCGCGGCGCAGACGGCGAACCGAACTGGTTGTCCATCTACGAACGCGCTGCCGCGGAACACCGGGGCGGCTCCTACGACGATATCGACGGCGGGTTCAGCAATGAGGCCATGGAGCTGATGACGGGACAGTCCGCGGACAAGGACGGCGAGCTGAACCTGGACGAGATCGAGGACAAGCTTTCCGACGGCCAGGCGGTATCGGTGGGCACTGAAGATGTGAAAGACGACGACTTCGATTGGTTCTGGGAATCTGAAGAGGTCAACCGCACAGACGTGGTCCCCAACCACGCGTACGTTGTTGTGGATGTGAAAACCAACGACGACGGCGAAAAAGTGATCGTGTTGGCCAACCCGTGGGGGCCTTCCGGCGGTTACATGGAGGGCGACAGCGACCACAAGTCCGGAACACTGGAACTGACCGAAGATGAGTACAAGGAGAACTTCGACTCCGTGTACTCCGTGGATGTGAAGTAG
- a CDS encoding pyridoxal-phosphate-dependent aminotransferase family protein: MPEILTSRFLFGPGPSNCYPEAMAALAYPVLGHLDPVFIERLDHTCEGLRAVWGTSNARTLPLSATGSGGMEAAFVNTVSDGDVAVIAVNGLFGARMCEVAKRCGATVVRVDHEWGQPVDADRVLSAHPNPKVIAAVHAETSVGVLSDIAALGAGKGDALLITDAVTSIGGLELQADDWGIDVGYAGTQKCLGVPPGLSPFTVSDRAFERRVKDPRSWYLDIGLLGGYVGAASGARTYHHTAPVTMIAGLEAALDRILAEGLEAVQARHHAAGTALQDGLQEMGLELFAAEGSRLPSLTTVKVPDGVSSAAVRAYLLEHFSMEIGSGVGEFADTVWRIGMMGPNANIASVTLVLGALKEAIAKA; encoded by the coding sequence ATGCCAGAGATTCTCACCTCCAGGTTCCTGTTCGGTCCTGGCCCCAGCAACTGCTACCCGGAAGCGATGGCCGCACTGGCTTACCCGGTGCTCGGGCACCTGGATCCTGTGTTCATCGAGCGGTTGGACCACACGTGCGAGGGTCTCCGGGCGGTGTGGGGGACCAGTAATGCGCGGACCCTGCCGTTGAGCGCCACCGGTTCCGGCGGCATGGAAGCGGCTTTCGTGAACACAGTCTCCGACGGCGACGTGGCAGTAATCGCTGTCAACGGACTCTTCGGGGCGCGGATGTGTGAGGTAGCCAAGCGTTGTGGAGCAACGGTGGTCCGGGTGGATCACGAATGGGGCCAGCCGGTGGACGCTGACCGGGTTCTGTCAGCGCATCCGAATCCCAAGGTGATCGCCGCCGTCCACGCCGAGACTTCGGTGGGGGTGCTCTCCGACATCGCGGCCCTCGGCGCAGGCAAGGGTGACGCGCTGCTGATTACCGACGCCGTCACCTCCATCGGCGGACTGGAACTCCAGGCAGACGACTGGGGGATCGACGTCGGATACGCCGGAACTCAGAAGTGCCTCGGTGTGCCGCCGGGACTCTCGCCGTTCACCGTCTCCGACCGCGCGTTTGAACGCCGCGTGAAGGATCCGCGGTCCTGGTACCTGGATATCGGGCTGCTCGGCGGTTACGTGGGCGCGGCCAGCGGCGCACGGACCTACCACCACACCGCGCCGGTCACCATGATCGCCGGGCTCGAAGCTGCGCTGGACCGGATCCTGGCCGAGGGGCTGGAGGCTGTGCAGGCACGGCACCACGCCGCCGGCACCGCCTTGCAGGATGGCCTGCAGGAAATGGGACTGGAGCTGTTCGCCGCCGAAGGGTCCCGGCTGCCCAGCCTCACCACCGTGAAAGTGCCCGACGGCGTCAGCTCGGCCGCCGTCCGCGCTTACCTGCTGGAGCACTTCAGCATGGAGATCGGCTCAGGGGTGGGAGAGTTCGCAGACACCGTGTGGCGCATCGGCATGATGGGCCCGAACGCCAACATTGCCTCCGTGACACTGGTGCTGGGTGCGCTGAAAGAGGCCATCGCCAAGGCCTGA
- a CDS encoding phosphatase PAP2 family protein, which yields MTERNESPETGVTGEIHQDRFVAGQDLTRWKTPVGRTMAKGAEGITRILGPYAALIITMAIGLVITFTLTWVFGEVYESVTEADGVAALDDPALATAKSVRSPALDAAVTAYTNIGGTLGMPLIAAAIMIFLAWRRKSWTPVILMLSAGLGSLIITILGKPIFGRSRPDQVDAIPPYEHSASFPSGHSLNSMVIAGIVAYLIILRLKTTRARVITIVIAAVFAATMGLSRVYLGHHWLTDVLAAWAIGIAWLALVITAHRLYLTVRARRHHSQDTVVS from the coding sequence GTGACTGAACGGAACGAGTCGCCGGAAACGGGCGTAACGGGCGAGATCCACCAGGACAGATTTGTTGCCGGACAGGACCTCACCCGCTGGAAAACTCCCGTGGGCCGCACCATGGCCAAGGGCGCCGAAGGCATCACCAGGATCCTCGGCCCCTACGCGGCGCTCATCATCACCATGGCCATCGGCCTGGTCATCACCTTTACGCTGACATGGGTGTTCGGCGAAGTCTACGAGTCGGTAACAGAGGCCGACGGCGTGGCAGCCTTGGACGATCCGGCTCTGGCGACTGCCAAATCAGTCCGCTCGCCGGCCTTGGATGCGGCCGTCACCGCCTATACGAACATCGGCGGAACCTTGGGCATGCCACTGATTGCGGCGGCCATCATGATTTTCCTTGCCTGGCGGCGGAAGTCCTGGACGCCCGTGATCTTGATGCTTTCAGCAGGCCTGGGATCACTGATCATCACCATTCTTGGCAAGCCGATTTTCGGCCGCTCGCGCCCGGACCAAGTGGATGCCATCCCGCCCTACGAGCATTCCGCGTCATTCCCCAGTGGCCATTCGCTCAACTCGATGGTGATCGCAGGAATCGTGGCCTACCTGATCATTTTGCGACTCAAGACCACGCGGGCCCGCGTCATCACCATTGTGATCGCCGCGGTCTTCGCGGCCACCATGGGACTTAGCCGCGTTTATTTGGGCCACCACTGGCTGACCGACGTGCTGGCGGCGTGGGCCATAGGAATAGCTTGGCTGGCACTGGTGATCACGGCGCATCGACTGTATCTGACCGTCCGGGCACGCCGACACCACAGTCAGGACACGGTAGTCTCTTGA
- the uraD gene encoding 2-oxo-4-hydroxy-4-carboxy-5-ureidoimidazoline decarboxylase, whose product MELAVFNSVDRNEATRILTPCLDISRWVETIVDARPYASVDELLGQARSAAKPFTSAEVESAMAHHPRIGERPKAQTTEAAMSRSEQAGVDPGDNHTTAALAEGNRAYEEKFGRVFLIRAAGRSAEEILSTLQERITHTPEEEDTIVAGQLREIALLRLSGLVSEGVNA is encoded by the coding sequence ATGGAGCTTGCAGTATTCAACAGTGTCGACCGCAACGAGGCCACCCGGATCCTCACCCCCTGCCTGGACATCAGCCGCTGGGTGGAAACCATCGTGGACGCGCGCCCCTATGCCAGCGTTGACGAGCTGCTGGGCCAGGCCCGGAGTGCGGCCAAACCCTTCACCTCTGCCGAGGTGGAGTCCGCCATGGCACACCACCCCCGGATTGGCGAACGACCCAAGGCACAAACCACCGAGGCCGCCATGTCGCGCTCGGAGCAAGCCGGAGTGGACCCCGGCGACAACCACACCACTGCCGCCCTCGCCGAAGGCAACCGGGCCTACGAGGAGAAGTTCGGCCGGGTCTTCCTGATCCGTGCTGCCGGACGCAGCGCTGAGGAAATCCTCAGCACGTTGCAGGAACGCATCACCCACACCCCCGAAGAAGAAGACACAATCGTGGCCGGCCAGCTCCGCGAGATCGCACTGCTGCGCCTCTCCGGACTGGTCAGCGAAGGAGTCAACGCATGA
- the uraH gene encoding hydroxyisourate hydrolase produces the protein MSVSQVTTHILDTGSGRPAAGVAVVLYVREGDDWTLVAKGETDADGRIKTLGPERIPGGAYRLNFATGAYYDGLGTETFFPEVDLNFTVSDAGEHYHVPLLLSPFAFSTYRGS, from the coding sequence ATGAGCGTTTCACAGGTAACAACCCATATCCTGGACACCGGTTCCGGCCGCCCGGCGGCGGGTGTCGCCGTCGTACTTTACGTCCGCGAAGGTGACGACTGGACCCTGGTGGCGAAGGGCGAAACCGACGCCGACGGCCGCATCAAGACGCTCGGCCCGGAGCGGATTCCCGGCGGCGCCTACCGTTTGAACTTCGCCACGGGCGCCTACTACGACGGTCTGGGAACCGAGACGTTCTTCCCGGAAGTGGACCTGAACTTCACAGTTTCGGATGCCGGCGAGCACTACCACGTCCCCCTGCTGCTGAGTCCGTTCGCGTTCTCCACGTACCGCGGTAGCTAA
- a CDS encoding VOC family protein, whose translation MVSTPGPGPFAGPRLYLLFPGTAQEALTFYAGIFGGELSLHSYGDFGRNDGPATAIAHGELSGAVSLAGADAAEGENAVQMQGAMLSLLGTAESSTLHRWFDQLSEGGSVVDPLAPKPWGASDGQVVDRHGLHWLIGYEPESVPEPEA comes from the coding sequence CTGGTTTCGACGCCGGGTCCCGGTCCTTTTGCGGGGCCGCGCCTCTACCTGCTCTTCCCGGGAACGGCACAGGAGGCACTGACCTTCTATGCCGGCATCTTTGGCGGGGAGCTCTCCCTGCACAGCTACGGGGATTTCGGCCGCAATGACGGTCCTGCCACGGCCATAGCCCACGGCGAGCTCAGCGGAGCGGTGTCGTTGGCCGGAGCGGATGCTGCGGAAGGGGAAAACGCGGTGCAGATGCAGGGTGCCATGCTTTCGCTCCTGGGAACGGCGGAATCGTCCACGCTGCACCGCTGGTTCGATCAGTTGTCCGAGGGCGGCTCTGTGGTTGATCCGTTGGCGCCGAAACCGTGGGGAGCTTCAGACGGCCAGGTAGTGGATCGCCACGGCTTGCATTGGCTGATTGGCTACGAGCCCGAATCGGTGCCGGAGCCGGAAGCGTGA
- the purF gene encoding amidophosphoribosyltransferase, whose product MARGDGKLSHDLLPGEKGPQDACGVFGVWAPGEEVAKLTYYGLYALQHRGQESAGIATSDGKRINVYKDMGLVSQVFDETTLNTLTGHLAVGHCRYSTTGASHWANAQPTLGATATGTVALAHNGNLTNTAELREMILERNDGQLTGEMKQGNTSDTALVTALLEGEEGKTLEQTALELLPKIKGGFCFVFMDEGTLYAARDTYGIRPLCLGRLDRGWVVASEQAGLATVGASFIREIEPGEFIAIDEDGVRSQRFAEATPAGCVFEYVYLARPDAAIAGRSVYEARVEMGRQLARENTHEADLVIPVPESGTPAAVGYAEQSGIPFAHGFVKNAYVGRTFIQPSQTLRQLGIRLKLNALESVIRGKRIVVVDDSIVRGNTQRAIVRMLREAGAAAVHVKISSPPVQWPCFYGIDFASRAELIANGATIEEISQAIGADSLAYISEDGMIGATQQPRERLCTACFTGKYPIELPHADKLGKNLLERTDLGGLPASESDAVDDTEDPAEKPGATGCDPGPDAEFENLLTDADRLTDADKKESV is encoded by the coding sequence GTGGCACGTGGCGACGGAAAACTTTCTCATGATCTTCTCCCCGGCGAAAAAGGCCCCCAGGACGCTTGTGGCGTCTTTGGGGTTTGGGCTCCCGGTGAAGAAGTAGCAAAACTCACCTATTACGGGCTGTATGCGCTGCAGCACCGCGGACAAGAGTCGGCTGGTATTGCTACCAGTGACGGCAAGCGCATCAATGTCTACAAGGACATGGGCCTGGTGTCCCAGGTCTTCGATGAGACAACCCTGAACACCCTTACCGGGCACCTGGCCGTAGGCCACTGCCGGTACTCCACCACCGGTGCAAGCCACTGGGCCAATGCGCAGCCCACCTTGGGCGCTACCGCAACAGGCACTGTTGCCTTGGCCCACAATGGCAACCTGACCAACACCGCTGAGCTCCGCGAAATGATCCTGGAGCGCAACGATGGCCAGCTGACCGGTGAGATGAAGCAGGGCAACACCTCGGACACCGCACTGGTGACCGCACTCCTTGAGGGCGAAGAAGGCAAGACCCTGGAGCAGACCGCCCTGGAGCTGCTGCCCAAGATCAAGGGTGGCTTCTGCTTCGTCTTCATGGATGAAGGAACCCTCTACGCAGCCCGCGACACGTACGGCATCCGCCCGCTGTGTCTGGGCCGCCTGGACCGGGGCTGGGTTGTTGCTTCCGAGCAGGCCGGCCTGGCCACTGTTGGCGCCAGCTTCATCCGCGAGATCGAGCCCGGCGAGTTCATCGCCATCGACGAGGACGGCGTCCGTTCGCAGCGCTTCGCCGAGGCAACCCCCGCCGGCTGCGTCTTCGAGTACGTCTACCTGGCCCGCCCGGATGCAGCCATTGCCGGCCGCTCCGTCTACGAGGCCCGCGTGGAAATGGGCCGCCAGCTGGCCCGCGAGAACACGCACGAGGCCGACCTGGTGATCCCCGTTCCCGAGTCCGGCACCCCCGCCGCAGTTGGTTACGCGGAACAGTCCGGCATCCCCTTCGCCCACGGTTTCGTCAAGAACGCCTACGTGGGCCGTACGTTCATCCAACCGTCGCAGACCCTGCGCCAGCTGGGTATCCGCCTGAAGCTCAACGCCCTGGAATCCGTGATCCGTGGCAAGCGCATTGTGGTGGTGGATGACTCGATCGTCCGCGGCAACACCCAGCGCGCTATTGTCCGGATGCTCCGCGAAGCCGGTGCGGCAGCCGTGCACGTGAAGATCTCCTCCCCTCCGGTCCAGTGGCCCTGCTTCTACGGCATCGACTTCGCGTCCCGCGCAGAGTTGATCGCCAACGGTGCAACCATTGAGGAAATCTCGCAGGCCATTGGTGCCGACTCGCTGGCCTACATCTCAGAAGACGGCATGATCGGCGCAACCCAGCAGCCGCGCGAACGCCTCTGCACGGCCTGCTTCACGGGCAAGTACCCGATCGAGCTGCCGCACGCAGACAAGTTGGGCAAAAACCTGCTGGAGCGCACGGACCTTGGCGGGCTG